Genomic DNA from Salvia miltiorrhiza cultivar Shanhuang (shh) chromosome 1, IMPLAD_Smil_shh, whole genome shotgun sequence:
CACAAAATGTCTGCAAAAGAAACTTGAGGAAGGTGGTGATGAAATTGACGAAGATCTATTATCTTGGATTCGCCACTCTTTGGATCTTCCTCTTCACTGGAGGGTTCAAGGACTAGAGGCAAGATGGTTCTTAGATGCTTATGCGAGGAGGCCAGACATGAATCCAATTATTCTCGAGCTCGCCAAACTCGACTTCAATATTATTCAAGCAACATATCAACAAGAACTGAAAGACGTCTCAAGGTATGAAACTCTCCAAAATTGAActattcaaataattttttgcaCCTTGATCTAACTACTTTATTTCTTTGTTATATAGGTGGTGGAGTAATTCATGTTTGGCTGAAAAACTCCCATTTGTGAGAGATAGAATCGTGGAATGTTACTTTTGGGCAGTTGCGATGTTTGAGCCTCATGAATATGGATATCACAGAAAAATGGCCGCCATTATTATTACAATGGTTACAGTTATAGATGATGTTTATGATGTATATGGTACATTAGACGAACTCCAACTATTTACAGACACCATTCAAAGGtcagtatatatgtatatatctaATCATCAGCTTAATCCACTCAAGATTTGATTAAGATTAAATTTCAGATGGGATACTGAATCAATAAGCCAACTTCCTTATTACATGCAAGTTTGTTATTTGGCACTTTACAACTTGGTTTCCGAGCTGGCTTACAATGTTCTTAAAGATCGACATATCATTAGTATCCCATATTTACAAAGATCGGTAACTTCATTTCCTCCTCTACATTAATTGTTGCTAATCACTTATTGAAACAAATTGAAATCGTtcctatatttataaattattggcAGTGGTCAAGTTTGGTTGAAGGATTTTTGAAGGAGGCACAATGGTACTATAGTGGATACACACCAAGCTTGGAAGAATATCTGAACAACGCCAAAGTTTCAATATCGTCTCCTACAATAATATCCCAACTTTATTTCACATTAGCAAACTCGAGCACTAACAAAAAGGTCATCGAGAGCTTGTACGAATATCATAACATACTTAACCTATCAGGAATGATTCTAAGGTTTGCTGATGATCTTGGGACTACACAGGTAAGGTACCTAATTAACAACATTAATTGATAAGTATataatttgtattttctttGTTAAACCTAGTTTGAGCTGAAGAGGGGCGACGTGCCGAAAGCAATCCAGTGTTACATGAAGGACACAAATGCTTCGGAGAAAGAGGCGCAAGAACACCTGAGGTTTCTGATAAGGGAGGCGTGGAAGGAGATGAACACGGTCACCGCGGCCGGTTGTCCATTTCCGGCAGATTTGGTTGGGGCTGCAGCTAACATTGGAAGAGCGGCGCAGTTTATATATCTGGAGGGAGATGGCCACGGCG
This window encodes:
- the LOC131005775 gene encoding sabinene synthase 1, chloroplastic-like, whose product is MSTISMNVVILSKPLNSLHKLESRALKSKACTAPAPAASACLRSSIQAAEAPQIRRSGNYKPSLWDFNYIQSLNTPYKEERHLNRQAELIMQVKMLLKDKMEALQQLELIHDLKYLGLSFFFQDEIKQILGSIYNEHRGFHNNDVEEKDLYLTALGFRLLRQYGFNVSQEMFNCFKNKKGNDFKASLGQDTKAMLQLYEASFLLREGEDTLELARIFSTKCLQKKLEEGGDEIDEDLLSWIRHSLDLPLHWRVQGLEARWFLDAYARRPDMNPIILELAKLDFNIIQATYQQELKDVSRWWSNSCLAEKLPFVRDRIVECYFWAVAMFEPHEYGYHRKMAAIIITMVTVIDDVYDVYGTLDELQLFTDTIQRWDTESISQLPYYMQVCYLALYNLVSELAYNVLKDRHIISIPYLQRSWSSLVEGFLKEAQWYYSGYTPSLEEYLNNAKVSISSPTIISQLYFTLANSSTNKKVIESLYEYHNILNLSGMILRFADDLGTTQFELKRGDVPKAIQCYMKDTNASEKEAQEHLRFLIREAWKEMNTVTAAGCPFPADLVGAAANIGRAAQFIYLEGDGHGVQHSEIHQQIGGLLFQPYL